A single window of Oxyura jamaicensis isolate SHBP4307 breed ruddy duck chromosome 3, BPBGC_Ojam_1.0, whole genome shotgun sequence DNA harbors:
- the PAX1 gene encoding LOW QUALITY PROTEIN: paired box protein Pax-1 (The sequence of the model RefSeq protein was modified relative to this genomic sequence to represent the inferred CDS: deleted 1 base in 1 codon), whose product RCVPARRGPAPAEHTYGEVNQLGGVFVNGRPLPNAIRLRIVELAQLGIRPCDISRQLRVSHGCVSKILARYNETGSILPGAIGGSKPRVTTPNVVKHIRDYKQGDPGIFAWEIRDRLLADGVCDKYNVPSVSSISRILRNKIGSLSQPGPYDGSKQPPPQPALPYNHIYQYPYPSPMASPAAKMGSHPGAPVAAAHVSLPRSWPSAHSVTNILGIRTFMEQTGALAGTEGSAYPPKMEDWPGVNRTAFPPAQPVNGIDKAAADGDIKYPQPAPGLSSVGSFLPACAYPPSNQHGVYGGPGGYIPPGHPWQPQGSPLGHHGPGVAVHGGDLASAMAFKQPGREATDRKPASPVGKSPDPLNTIHGLSIPASSS is encoded by the exons CGCTGTGTCCCGGCCCGGCGTGGCCCGGCCCCGGCAGAGCACACGTACGGGGAGGTGAACCAGCTGGGCGGCGTGTTCGTCAACGGGCGGCCGCTGCCCAACGCCATCCGGCTGCGGATCGTGGAGCTGGCGCAGCTCGGCATCCGGCCCTGCGACATCAGCCGCCAGCTCCGCGTCTCGCACGGCTGCGTCAGCAAGATCCTGGCCCGCTACAATGAGACGGGCTCCATCCTGCCTGGTGCCATCGGCGGCAGCAAGCCACGGGTCACCACCCCCAACGTGGTCAAGCACATCCGCGACTACAAGCAGGGCGACCCCGGCATCTTCGCCTGGGAGATCCGTGACCGGCTGTTGGCGGATGGAGTCTGCGACAAGTACAACGTGCCCTCGGTCAGCTCCATCAGCAGGATCCTGCGGAACAAGATCGGGAGCCTCTCCCAGCCTGGCCCCTATGATGGCAgcaagcagccg cccccccagcctgcGCTGCCCTACAACCACATCTACCAGTACCCCTACCCCAGCCCTATGGCCTCGCCGGCCGCCAAGATGGGCAGCCACCCCGGCGCGCCCGTCGCGGCGGCCCATGTCAGCCTGCCCCGCTCCTGGCCGTCGGCTCACTCTGTCACCAACATCCTGGGCATCCGGACCTTCATGGAGCAGACGG GGGCGCTGGCTGGCACCGAGGGCTCTGCCTACCCCCCAAAAATGGAAGACTGGCCCGGCGTCAACAGGACGGCCttcccccctgcccagcccgTCAACGGCATCGACAAGGCTGCGGCGGACGGGGACATCAAGTACCCGCAG CCCGCCCCGGGGCTCTCCTCCGTGGGCAGCTTCCTCCCGGCCTGCGCCTATCCCCCTTCCAACCAGCACGGCGTCTACGGCGGTCCCGGTGGCTACATCCCCCCTGGCCACCCCTGGCAACCGCAGGGCAGCCCCTTGGGCCACCACGGCCCCGGCGTGGCGGTGCATGGCGGCGACCTGGCCAGCGCGATGGCGTTCAAGCAGCCCGGCAGGGAAG CCACGGACAGAAAACCTGCCAGCCCTGTGGGCAAATCTCCGGACCCTCTGAACACCATCCATGGACTCTCAAtcccagcctcctcttcctAG